CGTATGTTCCGCCCGCTCTTTTATGCCTAACATACACTTGCGCATCATGATGATGTCGCCGAAATCATACAGCACATAATAGATGATCCAGGGAAAACTAAAATCATATTTTGTCCTCAATCTGGTGATCAACCGCGTTGCACTCGCTCCCTGATGCTTTAAATACCAGCCCCACGTCCCATGGCCTTTTTGGTCCCACCACAAGACATACTCATCCTCCCGGTACTCTTTGACCCACATCCCATTCTTTTGATCCGGCGTAAAAGGAATAAAATAGCCCTGTTCGATTTTTTGAAATTCCGGCAGTATCTCTCTACGGCTGGCTTTTCCAGCGTTATCTAGCCAATCCAGGCTATACCAGCCGGCGCGAGCAGAACCGATTTGAATGATCCATTTCCACACCTCGGAGGCGGGCGCTTGTATCGTGACGGCGCGTGTGGCGATCATGTGTGGTTTCAGCACAAGATCATCCCCTGGCAGGGATTGACCGACTTCATCTTGCGTCGCTCCCCAAGTCAGGATGCGAGGTCGAATGAATGCAAAGTAGATTACGGCTGTCAAAACAAGCGCTGCGAACACACCCAGATAGACCATACCCGCTCCAAATTTTTTGCCTACGGTACCTGTTTGACTTGATAGATACAGCGGCCTGAGCTAACCGGGCACCGGCCGCCATCAAGCCGTCCGGTGGCGACGATGATTGATCGCTCTTTACCCGCCCATCGCTCCATCTTCTTGATAGTCCCGCCGGAAAAAAAAGTCCCGGTTTTTCATGACGACCACGATGGACAGTGCGAGCAGCAGCACGGTCTGAATGACCTTGCTGTCCGGATGCGTGCAAAACAGCTCGTTAAAGCAGCCTGCCGTGATGTGAAAGACCACAGCGACGAGGATGCTTCGATGCGTTTTGTAGTACAGCCAGTTCATCAGCACCACATAGGGCAGAAGGCTGACCATGAAATTGATGCTGTAGATCAAACCGCTCTCCGCGACATTGCTGTGGTAATAGCCCTTGATGAACGAAAGCGGCATGTGCCATATCGCCCAAAAGGCGCCGAAGAGGAGAGAGGTTTTAAGAAGATTCATGCGCTGTCGCAGACAATCCGTGCCGTAAGAGTGCCAGGCAAGTTCTTCGACCAACGGCGCGAGAAATAGCAAGAACCAACCGGGAAACAATCCTGCAGAGAAGGAAGCCCTGCCGGCAAGATGAAATTGATCGGCGCTGTGACCGAAGAGTAAAGAAATCGCTTGCGCCAGTAAGATGCTGGCGAGCATGAGGAAAAAAGTCAACAAGCCATAGGTGATTT
Above is a genomic segment from bacterium containing:
- a CDS encoding CPBP family intramembrane metalloprotease, coding for MIISHYRHPVLFYGLSTAIPWAFWFGAAYASHITPTNNFWGAVVGFLGVLGLLGPTVIAFAMIWPHAEMREDLKQRLIGLKGIKITYGLLTFFLMLASILLAQAISLLFGHSADQFHLAGRASFSAGLFPGWFLLFLAPLVEELAWHSYGTDCLRQRMNLLKTSLLFGAFWAIWHMPLSFIKGYYHSNVAESGLIYSINFMVSLLPYVVLMNWLYYKTHRSILVAVVFHITAGCFNELFCTHPDSKVIQTVLLLALSIVVVMKNRDFFFRRDYQEDGAMGG